aataaacaaaaactTAAAAGAAacaacaacaaaaaaaaaaggttaatttaattatttcattttaaattaacattttgtaaaaaaaatttcaaataaatatacaaaaaaaaattacaaggTTATAAAATTAAGCCGATTTTATTCTCAATATGTATGTTgtcaatatttttaaattgttcTTTCAAGATTTTGCCTTATTTCTATTGTgtgtttattaaaataacgatctaattttttattgtatattttatttcttttattaatataatttttaaataattcattttcttcatttctttttctactAAATTTACTTCTTAATTCTTCTTGTTTTTTGCAGAAttctaaaattttatttttatcgtTTTCTGTACATACTGAGTTAtcattaattaataaattgtttccataaaaattatcaccaaacaattttttcttttcatcatatatttttctatttatagaaaaattaaattttattttcttatataaatCTATATCATTATCTAAATCAAaagcattttttttctttttttttttcattatactttttactTTAACTGCACTGGTATTATAaagtttataattttttttgttttcttcaTCACTACTTTCAgctattttttcatttttactatttttttcattatcctcattttgttctttttcttttagttctatctctttttttttttcttcttcttcttcctctctattttcttcattttcctcacctttatttttatttatatctttattagattcattcttattttttccttgagggattgtatttttaattgttaGGTTTTTCTCTTGCTTGTATTGTAAATATTCTCtgaattttttcatttgattGTTAGAATTTCCATATAACTTTTCTCTTTGAACTTCCATTTGATTTAATGCTTTTGAttgattaatttttaattgtatATTTAGCAATTTTTTCTCTCTTTCTGacatttgtttgtttaagtTATTGTACtcatatgaatatataagagaattatctttatttgttattttattattttccttttcacTTTCATTCTCTACTATATCTTGTTTTGAAATTTTATCTGATGAAACTTTCTCTTCATTGgtattatttatacattCCTTCAAATTATCAAAACTTATTTCACCGCTTTTCCTAAAAGGAACTTTGtttttagaaatattatCTATATCTGAGAGAATCTTATTTAACAATTCAATACCTTTTTGTTTTTCagtaatttctttttttttttttttttttgattgaAATTTTCCAAAAACATAATCATCATTATTACTATCAAAATATTTGTCATCATCCTCTGCCTCTACCTCTAACTCATCATCATCGtcattagtttttttttcatttaaatttgcAAATAAATTATCAATATATAATTGTCTTGATGAAATTTTAtcacttttaaaaaaagattcaCTTACTTCATTGCAATCAGAAATATAAACATTTATTTTAGGCATAAAATTCTTAGTTACAGGGATTATTTCTATTGCTCTTAGtatatgcatatttttaataactcttcctataattatatttttattattatatttatttactttatttaaagtaattttaaatatagacgaatattttttatcttcgATTTCTACCATTGTTAGTAACCCAGCATTTAAATGCCTTCTTTttgaatattcttttttatacgACTTTCCATATATACATTCCagtttttcatatttattttcttttgataAATTACTATTTACTCTATTTTCAtaagttattttatttcttaaatatccactttttatacatttattttttttaattttttccaCTTTACAATTTTTATAGGATAGAATTTCATCAGAATAAATACTGTGATATTTATTACCTTTACATAAGTTTAAAAAGTTTTCAgttgatttttttatttcttcatcattaaataattcaaaataaaCTTTTCCTAAAATAATTGTATTTATTGAAAATtctaaatatacatatttttttcttcccattttttttacatatgtGATTGCCAATATAttgattatatatatatttacatcaaaaaaaaaaataaaaaatatatatatataaaaggaaTAAAGGAATATACATacaaatgtatttttatatttataatacaatttatatgaaaattattataagaaaaagGTTTATATAACTActcttataaattttatttcagaAAACAATtcatatatacttttttttattaatactttcttctacatatatatatatatatatatatatatatatatatatatatataaatattactttttataacattttttcatttt
The Plasmodium relictum strain SGS1 genome assembly, chromosome: 1 DNA segment above includes these coding regions:
- the CYP81 gene encoding peptidyl-prolyl cis-trans isomerase, putative; translation: MGRKKYVYLEFSINTIILGKVYFELFNDEEIKKSTENFLNLCKGNKYHSIYSDEILSYKNCKVEKIKKNKCIKSGYLRNKITYENRVNSNLSKENKYEKLECIYGKSYKKEYSKRRHLNAGLLTMVEIEDKKYSSIFKITLNKVNKYNNKNIIIGRVIKNMHILRAIEIIPVTKNFMPKINVYISDCNEVSESFFKSDKISSRQLYIDNLFANLNEKKTNDDDDELEVEAEDDDKYFDSNNDDYVFGKFQSKKKKKKEITEKQKGIELLNKILSDIDNISKNKVPFRKSGEISFDNLKECINNTNEEKVSSDKISKQDIVENESEKENNKITNKDNSLIYSYEYNNLNKQMSEREKKLLNIQLKINQSKALNQMEVQREKLYGNSNNQMKKFREYLQYKQEKNLTIKNTIPQGKNKNESNKDINKNKGEENEENREEEEEEKKKEIELKEKEQNEDNEKNSKNEKIAESSDEENKKNYKLYNTSAVKVKSIMKKKKKKNAFDLDNDIDLYKKIKFNFSINRKIYDEKKKLFGDNFYGNNLLINDNSVCTENDKNKILEFCKKQEELRSKFSRKRNEENELFKNYINKRNKIYNKKLDRYFNKHTIEIRQNLERTI